The proteins below come from a single Acidobacteriota bacterium genomic window:
- a CDS encoding cytochrome c3 family protein, which translates to MRSSIRTLTIVISVVVAFAGFYSIRQDAQIVRRTAEPPKQGVPEVIILAKESKVGTVTFNHVKHNSGEYTVDGPIRCIECHHASQPASEAAKHPPLKTVWPADRTTTLTMDLFSKDPKEAAVAKCHDCHARKGETPKLLAAIPETKDAGSTTITTLTNQLAFHQACDSCHIQIKANRPDSKVPDAVTCVSCHKRS; encoded by the coding sequence ATGAGAAGTTCTATCAGAACATTAACTATCGTGATCTCAGTGGTAGTAGCGTTTGCCGGATTTTATAGCATCCGGCAAGATGCTCAAATAGTGCGGAGGACGGCTGAGCCGCCGAAGCAAGGTGTTCCCGAGGTGATAATTCTAGCCAAAGAATCAAAGGTCGGGACCGTTACCTTTAATCATGTAAAGCACAACAGCGGTGAGTATACAGTTGACGGGCCGATACGCTGCATCGAATGCCACCATGCTTCGCAGCCGGCATCCGAAGCGGCCAAGCATCCGCCACTTAAGACAGTCTGGCCTGCCGACCGTACGACGACTCTTACAATGGATCTGTTCTCAAAGGATCCAAAGGAAGCCGCGGTTGCAAAGTGTCATGACTGTCACGCGCGAAAAGGCGAGACGCCAAAGCTATTGGCGGCTATCCCTGAGACAAAGGATGCGGGCAGCACAACCATAACGACCCTTACGAACCAGCTGGCGTTTCACCAGGCGTGCGACTCGTGCCATATCCAGATCAAGGCGAACCGACCCGATTCAAAGGTGCCGGATGCGGTCACGTGCGTGTCCTGCCATAAGAGGAGCTAA